One Rhodococcus sp. P1Y DNA window includes the following coding sequences:
- a CDS encoding (2,3-dihydroxybenzoyl)adenylate synthase codes for MTVTTEATCSDWGGRLVPYPRDRAEHYRLSGAWSSKPTGSRLHDVALRYPDRPAIISAEGSMTFAELDRRTDAIAAGLIELGFARLEPVLFQLTNRLETVLAWYGCVKAGLVPVATLAAHRLHEIGHVSSAVGAALHIVEAGLPSFDLVEFARGHAATSETVRQVITVGGEGELRLEDIGLGIDPAEARAAVEAIEAETDPEDVVAFQLSGGTTGVPKVIPRIHAEYWNNALMYAQRLEWNSDSRVAHLIPIVHNAGIACGLHAAHSVGACLVLATADARSAFELMDRAEATDVLIGHGHYQAVMGPEFDRVRGRLRHVILSGAKVSPELMDRVDDGENHWAGQLFGMSEGLLTVTPVPSPRDARIATVGTPVSTDDEVRILDPGTEIELPDGQVGELCCRGPYTITGYFAAAEHNRIAFTSDGFYRTGDLASITVVESERFITIEGRIKDLINRGGEKINAEELELLLLGHPAIVSAAVVAMPDPRLGEKTCAYLVTDGTPLTMAEIQDHLTELGVAKYKWPERLEWMADLPRTNVNKIDKKSLRLDITAKLERQE; via the coding sequence ATGACGGTGACCACCGAAGCGACCTGTTCGGATTGGGGTGGGCGTCTTGTGCCGTACCCGAGAGACAGGGCCGAGCACTATCGACTGAGCGGGGCGTGGAGTTCGAAGCCCACGGGCTCGAGACTTCACGACGTTGCACTCCGTTATCCCGACCGACCCGCGATCATCAGTGCGGAGGGCTCGATGACGTTCGCCGAACTCGACCGTCGCACAGACGCCATTGCAGCCGGACTGATCGAGCTGGGCTTCGCGCGGCTGGAACCCGTCCTGTTCCAGCTGACGAACCGACTTGAGACCGTCCTCGCCTGGTACGGCTGCGTCAAAGCCGGCCTGGTCCCGGTGGCGACGTTAGCCGCCCATCGTCTGCACGAGATCGGACACGTCAGTTCGGCGGTCGGTGCTGCCCTGCACATCGTCGAGGCAGGTCTGCCGTCGTTCGATCTTGTCGAGTTCGCGCGGGGCCATGCCGCGACCAGCGAGACCGTTCGACAGGTCATCACCGTCGGCGGGGAAGGCGAGCTCCGACTCGAGGACATCGGCCTCGGTATCGACCCAGCCGAGGCCAGGGCTGCGGTCGAGGCCATCGAGGCCGAGACCGACCCCGAGGACGTGGTGGCCTTCCAATTGTCCGGTGGAACAACGGGAGTGCCGAAGGTCATTCCGCGTATTCATGCCGAGTACTGGAACAACGCGCTCATGTATGCCCAGCGGCTCGAATGGAACTCGGACAGCCGGGTCGCTCATTTGATCCCGATCGTACACAACGCGGGCATAGCGTGTGGCCTGCACGCCGCTCATTCGGTCGGCGCGTGCCTGGTTCTCGCGACCGCCGACGCCCGTTCCGCGTTCGAGCTCATGGACCGAGCGGAGGCCACCGACGTCCTGATCGGCCACGGCCACTACCAGGCCGTCATGGGTCCGGAGTTCGACCGTGTCCGTGGGCGATTGCGACACGTCATCCTGTCCGGCGCGAAGGTCTCGCCCGAGCTCATGGATCGCGTCGACGACGGCGAGAATCATTGGGCAGGGCAGTTGTTCGGCATGTCCGAGGGACTACTCACCGTCACGCCGGTGCCGTCACCACGGGATGCCAGGATCGCGACCGTCGGCACTCCGGTCTCCACCGACGACGAGGTTCGTATCCTCGACCCCGGCACCGAGATCGAACTGCCGGACGGTCAGGTCGGCGAACTGTGTTGCCGCGGACCATACACGATCACCGGGTATTTCGCTGCGGCCGAACACAATCGGATCGCCTTCACCTCGGACGGCTTCTACCGTACCGGAGATCTGGCGTCGATCACGGTGGTGGAATCCGAGCGATTCATCACCATCGAGGGACGAATCAAAGACTTGATCAACCGCGGCGGCGAGAAGATCAACGCCGAGGAGCTCGAGCTCCTACTCCTCGGCCATCCGGCGATCGTGAGCGCGGCCGTCGTCGCGATGCCCGATCCCCGACTCGGCGAGAAGACATGTGCATATCTCGTCACCGACGGGACGCCACTGACGATGGCCGAAATCCAGGATCATCTCACCGAGTTGGGGGTGGCCAAGTACAAGTGGCCCGAGCGCCTCGAATGGATGGCGGATCTGCCGAGAACCAACGTCAACAAAATAGACAAGAAAAGTTTGCGGCTGGATATCACCGCGAAACTCGAGAGGCAAGAATGA
- a CDS encoding FAD-dependent monooxygenase, producing the protein MKVDRVAVIGGGPGGLYAARLLKLSNPAADITVYEQSSPDTTFGFGVGLASRTQRNLRLADAVSLDAIVAQAYSHEMSMQVGDATARLAHGDLLAIARTTLLSILQGQARDAGVRLVFGERREPAELDADLVIASDGINSATRTANPEFGADITTGSGLYLWCGTDFALPSAIFVPAITEHGTFVAHAYPYAVDRSTFLIETDVETWRRAGFDNSTEATEAADSDEVSLRYLKTAFADTLQGHDLIGNRTRWMQFRTVTCRSWSAGNVVLLGDAAHTAHYSIGSGTKLAMEDAIALDAALSSSDTVEGALVEYERVRRPAVDHLQQIALRSEQWWESFPHRMDLPVEQLMLAYMTRAGKVGLDRFLESAPDVAWKGIASYGNADVDSGPPEDVSAWVLGRELEHARGSFDTRLAPDALRDDPTTNVLTVDVESAWNEKATALVDEARASATVWLTGPVERAHVLDRLDVAERMMQSSDALVVVDVPKSCLPDAVAGLVSGRAHLVSVGG; encoded by the coding sequence ATGAAAGTTGATCGCGTCGCTGTCATCGGTGGAGGCCCGGGTGGTCTCTACGCCGCACGGCTGCTCAAACTGTCCAATCCAGCCGCAGATATCACTGTCTACGAGCAGAGTTCACCGGACACCACGTTCGGATTCGGCGTCGGACTCGCCTCACGTACGCAGCGAAACCTACGCCTGGCCGACGCGGTATCGCTCGATGCAATTGTTGCTCAGGCTTATTCGCACGAGATGTCGATGCAGGTCGGGGACGCAACCGCGCGTCTGGCGCACGGCGATCTCCTGGCCATTGCCCGTACGACCCTGCTGTCCATCCTCCAGGGGCAGGCACGGGATGCGGGGGTCAGGCTCGTATTCGGTGAACGCCGCGAGCCGGCCGAGCTCGATGCCGATCTCGTCATCGCATCCGACGGGATCAACAGTGCAACGCGCACGGCAAACCCCGAGTTCGGCGCGGACATCACTACCGGATCAGGTCTTTATCTCTGGTGCGGTACCGATTTCGCGCTGCCCAGTGCCATCTTCGTACCCGCGATCACCGAGCACGGGACGTTCGTGGCCCACGCGTATCCATACGCTGTAGATCGCAGCACATTTCTGATCGAAACGGACGTCGAAACGTGGCGCCGTGCAGGGTTCGACAATTCTACAGAGGCGACAGAGGCCGCCGACAGCGACGAAGTGTCACTGCGCTACCTAAAGACTGCGTTCGCCGACACGCTGCAGGGTCACGATCTCATCGGTAACCGCACCCGGTGGATGCAGTTTCGGACCGTCACGTGCCGGAGTTGGTCCGCGGGCAACGTCGTCCTGCTCGGCGACGCCGCACACACCGCGCACTATTCGATCGGGTCCGGCACCAAACTGGCCATGGAGGACGCCATCGCGCTCGATGCGGCGCTGTCGTCGTCGGACACCGTCGAGGGCGCCCTGGTGGAGTACGAGCGCGTCAGGCGTCCCGCGGTCGATCACCTGCAGCAGATTGCGCTGCGCAGCGAGCAGTGGTGGGAGTCCTTCCCGCACCGGATGGACCTCCCAGTGGAGCAGCTGATGCTCGCGTACATGACCCGGGCAGGGAAGGTCGGCCTCGACAGGTTCCTGGAGTCGGCCCCCGACGTCGCGTGGAAGGGCATCGCGAGTTACGGGAATGCCGACGTCGATTCCGGGCCTCCGGAAGACGTCTCGGCCTGGGTCCTCGGTCGCGAACTCGAGCATGCACGCGGATCGTTCGACACACGCCTGGCACCCGACGCCCTGCGCGACGACCCCACGACCAATGTCTTGACGGTCGACGTCGAATCGGCCTGGAACGAGAAAGCGACGGCACTCGTCGACGAGGCGCGGGCGAGTGCCACGGTGTGGCTGACCGGTCCGGTGGAACGCGCACACGTCCTCGATCGGCTCGATGTGGCCGAGCGGATGATGCAGAGTTCTGATGCACTCGTCGTCGTCGACGTCCCCAAGTCCTGCCTGCCCGACGCGGTCGCCGGACTCGTCAGCGGCCGCGCTCACCTCGTGTCGGTGGGAGGTTGA
- a CDS encoding maleate cis-trans isomerase family protein: MSKYRIGLVVPSSNVTVETEMPALLGRHSDAEFSFHSSRMRMKAVSPEELRAMNAQRERCILEIGDAGVDAILYACLVALMAAGPGEHQRVEGLVAEQLATGGSDAAVRSSAGALVEGLRALGASNVVLVTPYMRPLAEKVVEYIEAEGFHVLDWRALEVSDNAEVGCIPGDRVMAAARSLDLTGADALVISACVQMPSLPLVQAAEDEFGMPVLSAATAGAYSLLRALGLSIDLPDAGSLLRTDAAVTL; encoded by the coding sequence ATGAGCAAATATCGAATCGGACTGGTCGTACCCAGTTCGAACGTGACCGTCGAAACTGAGATGCCTGCGCTTCTGGGCAGGCACTCGGACGCCGAGTTCTCATTCCACTCGTCTCGAATGCGGATGAAGGCGGTGTCGCCCGAGGAATTGCGCGCCATGAACGCCCAGCGAGAACGGTGCATCCTGGAGATCGGTGACGCAGGCGTCGACGCGATTCTGTACGCGTGTCTGGTTGCGTTGATGGCGGCGGGTCCCGGAGAGCATCAGCGCGTCGAGGGCCTGGTCGCCGAGCAGCTTGCGACCGGCGGATCCGATGCCGCCGTCCGTTCGAGTGCCGGCGCGCTCGTCGAGGGCCTGCGTGCGCTCGGCGCGTCCAACGTCGTGCTCGTCACCCCGTACATGCGGCCGCTCGCCGAGAAGGTTGTCGAGTACATCGAGGCCGAGGGCTTTCACGTGCTCGATTGGCGCGCGCTGGAGGTGTCCGACAACGCCGAAGTGGGGTGCATCCCAGGGGACCGTGTGATGGCTGCGGCGCGCTCGCTGGACCTCACAGGCGCCGACGCGCTCGTCATCTCGGCGTGCGTACAGATGCCGTCGTTGCCTCTTGTGCAGGCGGCTGAGGACGAGTTCGGAATGCCCGTGCTATCTGCGGCCACTGCAGGCGCGTACAGCCTGTTGCGTGCTCTCGGTTTGTCCATCGATCTACCCGACGCCGGTTCGCTGTTGCGGACCGACGCCGCAGTCACTCTGTAG
- a CDS encoding VOC family protein: MSDLPHKVRGVDHVAYPTFDPAGTVEFYRDVLGFPVVHSICAAGWGPEKHPDFIHFFFDIGNDDRLAFFYYFGLEPFEGGPQGDSYSKFAEDVPVFFIRSRHLAIHVDSEEDLLEYRRRLDGSSWPVEMQIQHETIESIYTHDPNGYMIELTRAMRPVTPQEDLDANLTIDALIDVVRGADPSMASLLTRKAELIVERAADWSAEHEVGVS, translated from the coding sequence ATGTCCGACTTGCCACACAAGGTTCGCGGCGTCGACCACGTCGCCTACCCGACGTTTGATCCGGCCGGCACCGTCGAATTCTACCGCGACGTCCTCGGATTCCCCGTCGTTCATTCCATCTGCGCTGCAGGGTGGGGTCCGGAGAAGCACCCGGACTTCATCCACTTTTTCTTCGACATCGGTAACGACGATCGTCTCGCGTTCTTCTACTACTTCGGGCTCGAGCCGTTCGAGGGTGGCCCGCAGGGCGATTCGTACTCCAAGTTCGCCGAGGACGTTCCCGTCTTCTTCATCAGGTCGCGGCACCTGGCCATCCATGTAGACAGCGAAGAAGATCTTTTGGAGTACCGGCGTCGCCTCGACGGCAGTAGCTGGCCTGTGGAGATGCAAATTCAACACGAGACGATCGAATCCATCTACACGCACGATCCCAACGGCTACATGATCGAGCTCACCCGCGCGATGCGGCCCGTCACGCCGCAGGAGGATCTTGACGCCAACTTGACCATCGACGCGCTCATCGACGTCGTCCGTGGCGCGGACCCCTCCATGGCGAGCCTGTTGACGCGCAAAGCAGAGTTGATCGTCGAGCGCGCAGCCGACTGGTCGGCAGAGCACGAGGTCGGAGTCTCGTGA
- a CDS encoding hydantoinase B/oxoprolinase family protein, which produces MTSAIPGSEIFSSRPVDPDALARSLPPTLPVHTVTQQQIDDLDPLTYEVIRHRLWSVTDEMGEALKRMSGSPIVTDANDFDFAISDELGQEVQVGLYNTMLVGAVDLAIYWTLQHRATNPGITEGDMFLCNDPWVGGGLHQSDVIVYQPIFHEGKLFAWTSAICHEPDLGGSGLGSFDPSAKDVFSESLPTPPVKVVRDYELQRDVSDLWVRRSRVPMLVGLDLRAKIGANTVGRNRMLAVIEQYGADTVKAVMKRMMTDAEGRLRSKLSSLPDGTWKATGYQDQSHAGDRGVHKITVAMSKTADHLTFDFTGTDKQTGVINCTYAGMRGGVMLALLPILAGDIPWSAGGLMRCFDLVSEEGTINNASFPAAVSRGPIGPAWLTGTLIAECLSQMLDRSVDLGKSVQAACCGTWDTAVIAGLDERGEQPVPFLNIMMEPMAGGYGARPTADGMDTGGLFCIPMGRIPDTEMTEFLYPLLTLWRREEPDSGGPGRQRGGVSASLAVTPYGTSLPMGLVLASAGKAVAQNNGLAGGYPGNTGLEILARSTDVIEQFAAGKIPGALDELGGGKEFGACYAESYVAPGEVLYMHWQGGGGYGDPLHRDPDAVVVDLREGKVTPAGAEAVYGVVIGDGVVDNAATARRRRELFEDRRTRSTAHSDAPIMDLSLGRRLDDNLSEVTVGDVRVIACAQCGRLLGDEKSSGVLDLARYEGPSSAAGPQVTSDPAEYVDTPIVFRQLCCPGCWTAVYSGIVPADHPDHSLEISRLLPAVAER; this is translated from the coding sequence ATGACTTCAGCCATACCCGGGTCCGAGATCTTCTCCTCTCGACCCGTAGACCCCGACGCACTCGCCCGTTCCCTCCCACCGACCCTGCCGGTCCACACCGTCACCCAACAGCAGATCGACGATCTCGATCCACTCACCTACGAGGTCATTCGTCACCGGCTCTGGTCGGTCACCGACGAGATGGGCGAAGCGCTCAAACGAATGTCCGGCTCGCCCATCGTCACCGACGCCAACGACTTCGACTTCGCGATCAGTGACGAACTGGGACAGGAAGTTCAGGTCGGTCTGTACAACACCATGCTCGTCGGTGCGGTGGACCTCGCGATCTACTGGACCCTGCAACACCGGGCCACGAACCCTGGAATCACCGAAGGCGACATGTTCCTCTGCAATGACCCCTGGGTCGGCGGCGGACTGCACCAGAGCGACGTGATCGTCTACCAGCCGATCTTCCATGAGGGCAAGCTGTTCGCCTGGACCAGCGCGATCTGCCACGAGCCGGACCTCGGCGGCTCCGGACTCGGATCGTTCGACCCTTCGGCGAAAGACGTGTTCTCCGAGTCGCTTCCGACGCCTCCAGTCAAGGTCGTTCGCGACTACGAGCTGCAGCGTGACGTCTCCGATCTCTGGGTGCGGCGCTCACGGGTTCCCATGCTGGTCGGTCTCGACCTCCGGGCGAAGATCGGAGCGAACACCGTAGGCCGCAACCGGATGCTCGCCGTCATCGAGCAGTACGGCGCGGACACCGTCAAGGCCGTGATGAAGCGCATGATGACCGACGCCGAAGGACGCCTGCGCAGCAAGCTGAGCTCATTGCCCGATGGGACCTGGAAGGCCACCGGTTACCAGGACCAGTCACACGCGGGCGATCGCGGCGTCCACAAGATCACCGTCGCGATGAGCAAGACCGCCGATCACCTCACCTTCGACTTCACCGGCACCGACAAGCAGACCGGCGTCATCAACTGCACGTACGCCGGCATGCGCGGTGGCGTCATGCTCGCCCTCCTACCGATCCTCGCCGGAGACATTCCCTGGTCCGCAGGTGGCTTGATGCGATGCTTCGACCTGGTTTCCGAAGAAGGAACGATCAACAACGCCAGCTTCCCTGCGGCGGTGAGTCGTGGTCCGATCGGACCAGCCTGGCTCACGGGAACACTCATCGCGGAGTGCCTGTCGCAGATGCTCGATCGGTCCGTCGACCTCGGTAAGAGCGTGCAGGCCGCGTGCTGTGGAACCTGGGACACTGCGGTCATCGCCGGACTCGACGAACGCGGTGAGCAGCCCGTTCCATTCCTCAACATCATGATGGAACCGATGGCAGGAGGGTATGGCGCTCGGCCTACCGCCGACGGCATGGATACCGGCGGGCTGTTCTGCATCCCGATGGGGCGCATCCCCGACACCGAGATGACGGAGTTCCTGTACCCACTCCTCACGCTGTGGCGACGCGAGGAGCCCGACTCCGGCGGACCAGGCCGCCAACGAGGCGGCGTCAGCGCATCACTCGCCGTCACGCCGTACGGAACCTCCCTACCGATGGGCCTCGTCCTCGCCTCGGCAGGCAAGGCCGTCGCACAGAACAACGGTCTCGCGGGCGGGTACCCGGGCAACACGGGACTCGAGATCCTCGCTCGCAGCACCGATGTCATCGAACAATTCGCAGCGGGCAAGATTCCAGGAGCACTCGACGAGCTGGGCGGCGGAAAGGAATTCGGCGCCTGCTACGCCGAGAGCTACGTCGCGCCAGGCGAAGTTCTGTACATGCACTGGCAGGGCGGCGGCGGATACGGCGATCCGCTGCACCGTGACCCCGATGCCGTCGTCGTCGACCTTCGGGAAGGAAAGGTCACCCCTGCGGGAGCCGAAGCGGTCTACGGCGTCGTCATCGGCGACGGTGTGGTCGACAACGCAGCCACTGCACGTAGGCGTCGGGAGCTGTTCGAGGACAGGCGAACCCGGTCGACCGCGCACTCCGATGCCCCCATCATGGATCTCTCGCTCGGACGACGGCTCGACGACAACCTGTCCGAGGTCACCGTCGGCGACGTTCGCGTCATCGCGTGTGCGCAATGCGGCCGACTCCTCGGTGACGAAAAATCAAGCGGTGTGCTGGATCTGGCTCGCTACGAGGGACCGTCCTCGGCAGCGGGACCGCAGGTGACGTCCGATCCTGCCGAATACGTCGATACGCCCATCGTCTTCCGTCAGCTGTGCTGCCCGGGGTGCTGGACGGCCGTGTACTCGGGAATTGTGCCTGCCGATCACCCCGATCATTCGTTGGAGATCTCTCGATTGCTTCCAGCGGTGGCCGAGCGATGA
- a CDS encoding TetR/AcrR family transcriptional regulator, whose product MTTGKKLVSAATALVDAGGEQAVTLRAVAAATGLSHNAPYKHFASRDALLAAVAAQDFRAFRGIFRDAQRAKQAPEGQLTAALEDIIAFSEQHPGRYRLLLSNPIVASQEGELRDAAGDAFRTFTEIIDSCQTVGVLPAAPNEILAGIVFATMHGLIDAQSSGRLQAGHGVNDVRTTLQLFLRLLQPREV is encoded by the coding sequence ATGACGACTGGCAAGAAATTGGTATCAGCTGCTACCGCGTTGGTAGACGCCGGAGGGGAACAAGCCGTCACCCTTCGAGCCGTCGCGGCCGCAACAGGTCTCTCGCACAATGCGCCGTACAAGCACTTCGCGAGCCGCGACGCGCTACTCGCTGCAGTCGCAGCACAGGACTTCCGCGCCTTCCGTGGGATCTTCAGGGACGCTCAGCGGGCAAAGCAGGCCCCAGAAGGTCAGCTCACTGCGGCACTCGAGGACATAATCGCTTTCAGCGAACAGCACCCGGGTAGGTATCGTCTGCTGTTGAGCAATCCGATAGTCGCCTCCCAAGAAGGCGAACTACGAGACGCCGCCGGAGACGCGTTCCGGACGTTCACCGAGATCATCGATTCCTGTCAGACGGTGGGTGTGTTACCTGCCGCGCCGAACGAAATTCTCGCCGGGATCGTGTTCGCGACCATGCACGGGTTGATCGACGCACAGTCGAGCGGACGCTTACAAGCTGGGCACGGTGTTAACGACGTGCGAACAACTCTGCAACTATTCCTTCGACTTCTGCAGCCACGCGAGGTCTGA
- a CDS encoding TetR/AcrR family transcriptional regulator codes for MTREDAPRGSKQNPRRELVEKQILDQATRLFAEKGFASTTLQDVADATGLTRPALYHYVANKDELLSKLFSETTETPAAVLHEINNRTDLGPTEKLRKMAASIALNQAQSSDRFKLIIRSETDLPDELSRTHQLSRRHVLKEFVVVIESGIRAGEMRPVDPRTAALGIIGMLNWVAWWQPTGDSDSDRAVAVQLADMAVRAVASADSSAPAQEGTERAISMLRENLDYLERALAENRTW; via the coding sequence ATGACACGCGAGGATGCACCACGCGGATCCAAGCAGAACCCGCGGCGCGAACTGGTCGAGAAGCAAATCCTCGATCAGGCCACGCGTCTGTTCGCGGAGAAGGGCTTCGCCAGCACCACGCTGCAGGACGTCGCCGACGCCACCGGCCTGACGCGGCCTGCGCTGTATCACTACGTTGCAAACAAGGACGAACTGCTGTCCAAGCTCTTCAGTGAGACCACGGAGACCCCGGCGGCGGTGCTACACGAGATAAACAACCGTACCGATCTCGGACCGACCGAGAAGCTACGGAAGATGGCCGCCTCGATCGCCTTGAATCAAGCTCAGAGCTCCGACCGGTTCAAGCTGATCATCAGATCCGAGACCGATCTACCCGACGAGCTCTCACGTACTCACCAACTGAGCCGGCGGCACGTGCTCAAAGAGTTCGTCGTCGTCATCGAGAGCGGCATTCGGGCGGGAGAGATGCGGCCCGTCGATCCGCGCACCGCAGCACTCGGAATCATCGGCATGCTGAACTGGGTCGCCTGGTGGCAGCCGACGGGAGACTCGGACAGCGACCGTGCGGTGGCGGTCCAATTGGCCGACATGGCCGTACGAGCAGTCGCGTCGGCAGATAGCTCGGCTCCCGCACAGGAGGGTACGGAGCGAGCCATCTCCATGCTTCGCGAAAACCTCGACTACCTCGAACGAGCTCTGGCAGAGAACCGGACATGGTAG
- a CDS encoding hydantoinase/oxoprolinase family protein, with the protein MAYVIGVDVGGTFTDAVLDDSSGTVVAAKSPSTPPDYSQGVIDVLEALAEQLGSPVQEMLANTHHIAHGTTSSLNALVMGNVPPVGFLTTKGHRDSIYIMNVEGRYLGGSPEQLQNVLGQSKSHGLVPKRHALEVTERLDRDGSVVVALDEDSARVAIRSLVDDGVSGIAVSLLWSFRNPVHEQRIRELVHEIDPDMFVSLSSEVSPRIREFARNATTIMSTQIGPGLRDYLGSLESKLRALDLKGPLLVMQSNGGAVAAAEAPKNAISTVGSVLTGGVVGAVSLGKQLGHKNIIATDVGGTTFLVGLVVDGEPVRASSTIINHHPINVPTLQVHAIGSGGGAIAWVDAGGNLQIGPHSAQAVPGPACYGQGGTEPTNADANLVLGILPERGLLGGRKPLDKELAREAIRRRIAEPLGLSIEDAAAAIYAVQNAQTGDLLRKTVVEAGHDPRNFVLYAFGGAGPSHCAAYAAEVGVKEVIVPLGQVASAFSAYGLASSNIVLAAELSDPVAMPLDPARAEANFDGLEKRVREALGRQGLSFTSVEVEREIDMRYTMQLAEVATAIPEGTLDSASVALASDLFEQRYADLYGKDSGFREAGIQAITYRVRATGVLPFSPTLPELKSADSADASVARIGTRKVNLDGRIGYVDTDIYDYSKLAAGHVLAGPAIVEVPTTTVVVPHGTTGTVDRLGNLNIVAQ; encoded by the coding sequence ATGGCCTACGTGATCGGAGTGGACGTCGGCGGAACGTTCACAGACGCAGTACTCGACGACAGTTCCGGCACGGTCGTTGCCGCAAAATCCCCCTCGACGCCTCCTGACTACTCGCAGGGGGTCATCGACGTGCTCGAGGCTCTCGCCGAGCAGCTGGGTTCCCCCGTGCAGGAGATGCTTGCGAACACGCACCACATCGCGCACGGCACCACGTCGTCGCTCAACGCACTGGTGATGGGCAACGTCCCACCGGTCGGCTTCCTCACCACGAAGGGCCATCGGGATTCGATCTACATCATGAATGTCGAGGGTCGTTACCTCGGCGGATCTCCCGAGCAACTACAGAACGTCCTCGGACAAAGCAAATCCCACGGTCTCGTCCCCAAGCGCCATGCACTCGAAGTCACCGAACGGCTCGACCGCGACGGCAGCGTCGTCGTTGCGCTCGACGAGGACTCGGCCCGCGTCGCGATCCGCAGCCTGGTCGACGACGGTGTGTCCGGCATCGCCGTCTCGCTGCTCTGGTCGTTCCGTAATCCCGTGCACGAACAGCGGATTCGCGAACTGGTCCACGAGATCGACCCGGACATGTTCGTATCGCTGTCCTCCGAGGTCAGCCCGCGTATCCGTGAGTTCGCCCGCAACGCGACGACGATCATGAGTACGCAGATCGGACCCGGCCTGCGGGACTACCTGGGGTCGCTCGAATCGAAGCTTCGCGCGCTCGACCTGAAGGGTCCGTTGCTGGTGATGCAGAGCAACGGCGGCGCAGTCGCGGCAGCGGAGGCTCCCAAGAACGCGATCAGCACGGTCGGATCGGTTCTCACCGGCGGCGTCGTCGGCGCCGTGTCGCTCGGCAAGCAGCTCGGTCACAAGAACATCATCGCCACCGACGTCGGCGGAACTACCTTCCTCGTCGGCCTTGTCGTCGACGGAGAGCCTGTACGGGCGTCCAGCACCATCATCAACCACCACCCGATCAACGTGCCGACCCTGCAGGTGCACGCCATCGGATCCGGCGGCGGAGCAATCGCGTGGGTCGACGCCGGCGGCAACCTGCAGATCGGACCGCACAGCGCCCAGGCCGTGCCAGGACCTGCCTGCTACGGTCAGGGCGGCACCGAGCCCACCAACGCCGACGCCAATCTCGTTCTCGGCATCCTGCCCGAACGGGGACTGCTCGGTGGACGCAAACCACTCGACAAAGAGCTGGCCCGCGAGGCTATTCGACGCCGAATCGCCGAGCCGCTCGGCCTCTCGATCGAGGACGCGGCAGCCGCGATCTATGCCGTCCAGAACGCGCAGACCGGAGACCTGCTGCGTAAGACGGTCGTCGAGGCAGGCCACGATCCGCGCAACTTCGTGCTCTACGCCTTCGGCGGGGCAGGACCGTCGCACTGTGCCGCCTACGCAGCCGAGGTCGGTGTCAAGGAAGTCATCGTCCCGCTCGGTCAGGTTGCGTCGGCATTCTCGGCCTACGGTCTCGCGTCGTCGAACATCGTGCTCGCCGCCGAACTGTCCGATCCGGTCGCCATGCCACTCGACCCCGCCCGCGCGGAGGCCAACTTCGACGGCCTGGAGAAGCGCGTCCGTGAGGCCCTCGGCCGACAGGGACTGTCGTTCACCAGTGTCGAGGTCGAGCGTGAGATCGACATGCGGTACACGATGCAGTTGGCCGAGGTTGCCACTGCCATTCCCGAGGGCACGCTGGACTCGGCAAGCGTCGCGCTTGCCTCCGACCTGTTCGAGCAGCGGTACGCCGACCTGTACGGCAAGGACAGCGGATTCCGCGAGGCCGGTATTCAGGCCATCACCTACCGCGTCCGCGCAACGGGCGTGCTGCCGTTCTCGCCGACACTTCCCGAACTGAAATCGGCCGACTCCGCAGATGCCTCGGTGGCTCGTATCGGGACCCGAAAGGTGAATCTGGACGGACGAATCGGCTACGTGGACACCGACATCTACGACTACAGCAAGCTCGCCGCCGGGCACGTCCTCGCCGGACCGGCGATCGTCGAAGTCCCCACCACGACGGTCGTCGTCCCCCACGGCACCACCGGCACCGTCGACCGCCTCGGCAACCTCAACATCGTCGCCCAGTAG